One genomic window of Stigmatopora nigra isolate UIUO_SnigA chromosome 13, RoL_Snig_1.1, whole genome shotgun sequence includes the following:
- the fndc5a gene encoding fibronectin type III domain-containing protein 5b isoform X1, which produces MERFFFFVLGCFGVWGVSADTLSPPINVSINALKANSALVTWDIPEGEPVIGFAITQQKKAVRMLRFIQEVNTTTHSCALWDLEEGTDYIVHVQSISMFGTSPQSEPLHFRTPKEAETRASKDKDEVTMEEVGQNNQLRAGELIIIVVVLIMWAGVIALFCRQYDIIKDNEPNNNKDKAKNSSECSTPEHPTGGLLRSKLSKNNNRQPSVNIIEV; this is translated from the exons ATGGAGCGCTTTTTCTTCTTCGTTCTCGGCTGTTTTGGCGTCTGGGGGGTCTCGGCGG ATACCCTGTCCCCCCCTATCAACGTTAGCATCAATGCGCTGAAGGCTAACTCTGCTCTGGTGACATGGGACATCCCCGAGGGAGAGCCGGTCATTGGCTTTGCCATCACGCAGCAG AAAAAAGCAGTGCGTATGCTCCGATTCATCCAGGAAGTGAACACCACCACGCACTCCTGTGCATTATGGGATTTAGAGGAGGGAACGGACTACATTGTTCACGTCCAATCCATCAGTATGTTCGGAACCAGTCCGCAAAGCGAACCGTTACACTTCCGAACGCCAAAGGAGGCAGAGACTCGGGCTTCTAAGGATAAAG ACGAAGTAACGATGGAGGAGGTGGGCCAAAATAACCAATTGAGAGCAGGGGAACTCATCATCATTGTGGTGGTGCTCATAATGTGGGCAG GCGTGATAGCGCTTTTCTGCCGGCAGTATGACATCATCAAAGACAACGAGCCCAACAACAACAAGGATAAAGCCAAAAACTCATCAGAATGCAGTACTCCCGAACACCCGACGGGGGGGCTCTTGCGCAGTAAG CTCTCCAAGAACAACAATAGACAGCCGTCAGTCAACATCATTGAAGTGTGA
- the fndc5a gene encoding fibronectin type III domain-containing protein 5b isoform X2: MLRFIQEVNTTTHSCALWDLEEGTDYIVHVQSISMFGTSPQSEPLHFRTPKEAETRASKDKDEVTMEEVGQNNQLRAGELIIIVVVLIMWAGVIALFCRQYDIIKDNEPNNNKDKAKNSSECSTPEHPTGGLLRSKLSKNNNRQPSVNIIEV; encoded by the exons ATGCTCCGATTCATCCAGGAAGTGAACACCACCACGCACTCCTGTGCATTATGGGATTTAGAGGAGGGAACGGACTACATTGTTCACGTCCAATCCATCAGTATGTTCGGAACCAGTCCGCAAAGCGAACCGTTACACTTCCGAACGCCAAAGGAGGCAGAGACTCGGGCTTCTAAGGATAAAG ACGAAGTAACGATGGAGGAGGTGGGCCAAAATAACCAATTGAGAGCAGGGGAACTCATCATCATTGTGGTGGTGCTCATAATGTGGGCAG GCGTGATAGCGCTTTTCTGCCGGCAGTATGACATCATCAAAGACAACGAGCCCAACAACAACAAGGATAAAGCCAAAAACTCATCAGAATGCAGTACTCCCGAACACCCGACGGGGGGGCTCTTGCGCAGTAAG CTCTCCAAGAACAACAATAGACAGCCGTCAGTCAACATCATTGAAGTGTGA